From the genome of Miscanthus floridulus cultivar M001 chromosome 10, ASM1932011v1, whole genome shotgun sequence, one region includes:
- the LOC136486622 gene encoding PHD finger protein ALFIN-LIKE 8-like — protein MDGGGTHRTPEDVFRDFRARRSGMIKALTTDVEKFYQQCDPEKENLCLYGLPNETWEVNLPAEEVPPELPEPALGINFARDGMDEKDWLSLVAVHSDAWLLAVAFYFGARFGFDKDSRKRLFVMINNLPTIYEVVTGTAKKQTKEKTPKSSSKSNKSGSKPPRQPEPNSRGSKMPRPKDEDDSGGEEEEEEDHENTLCGSCGDNYGQDEFWICCDACEAWFHGKCVKITPAKAEHIKHYKCPNCSGSSKRARA, from the exons ATGGACGGCGGCGGCACGCACCGCACGCCGGAAGACGTGTTCCGGGATTTCCGCGCGCGGCGGTCTGGTATGATCAAAGCGCTCACCACCG ACGTTGAGAAGTTCTACCAGCAGTGTGACCCAG AGAAAGAGAATCTGTGTTTGTATGGTCTTCCCAATGAAACATGGGAAGTGAACTTGCCTGCAGAGGAGGTTCCTCCTGAACTTCCAGAGCCAGCTCTGGGAATTAATTTTGCTCGTGACGGGATGGATGAGAAAGATTGGCTGTCACTAGTCGCGGTGCACAGTGATGCTTGGTTGCTGGCTGTGGCCTTTTACTTCGGTGCAAGATTTGGGTTTGACAAAGATTCCAG GAAGCGGCTTTTTGTCATGATTAATAACCTCCCTACCATATATGAAGTTGTCACGGGAACTGCCAAGAAGCAAACCAAGGAGAAAACTCCCAAAAGCAGCAGCAAGAGCAATAAATCTGGCTCAAAA CCACCACGCCAGCCAGAACCCAACTCAAGGGGTTCCAAGATGCCACGTCCAAAGGATGAGGATGACAGCGGAggtgaggaagaggaagaggaagatcaTGAAAATACATTGTGTGGTTCTTGTGGTGACAACTACGGACAGGATGAGTTCTGGATATGCTGTGATGCCTGTGAGGCTTGGTTCCATGGCAAGTGTGTCAAGATCACTCCTGCCAAGGCCGAGCACATCAAGCACTACAAGTGTCCGAACTGCAGCGGTAGTAGCAAGAGAGCGCGGGCATGA
- the LOC136484712 gene encoding putative clathrin assembly protein At1g33340, with the protein MKVFKGKIWAAIGSLMDHGGTASTTKSSSPAAAVPDRALLADIEAAIERCTGSSGGGGGNDDRHVHEILFLVSNEPGAITFLSRRITARLEAARAPAAALRSLLLVHRLLRAGDRYFEQDFRGLWASRELRVDAPRCSCSPLTAAGGVVHYASAGAAAVASGACAFVHGYSAYLEERMQWVINQSGNLEPARKPPPPDHDAGKLPPPPSSSSSSSTSSHDASAETLLFKLAMCQRLLDLAIQLLPDNNTSASAAARSAFGIVLRESFKVYDAFAEGVDVMLLLSRSLAGLSKPSRVTAHEILKKACAQTPELKEFYHKCKRSNASSKSLEYPLVRVVTPAQAFAMEMEPVTMTPIPEEDGCQEEKVEARAGAEAIDGGGSPFAHKMETTISTVWVEFEDEDQRLITAPTDDDHSLKAVQRS; encoded by the coding sequence ATGAAGGTGTTCAAGGGCAAGATTTGGGCAGCAATAGGCTCACTCATGGACCACGGCGGCACCGCGTCCACCACCAAGTCCTCCTCGCCGGCGGCCGCCGTCCCTGACCGAGCGCTCCTCGCTGACATCGAGGCGGCCATCGAACGGTGCACCGGCAGCAGCGGTGGCGGAGGGGGCAACGACGACCGGCACGTCCACGAGATCCTCTTCCTCGTCTCCAACGAGCCGGGCGCCATCACCTTCCTCTCCCGCCGCATCACGGCGCGCCTCGAGGCCGCGCGCGCCCCGGCCGCCGCGCTCCGGTCCCTGCTCCTCGTCCACCGCCTCCTCCGCGCCGGCGACCGGTACTTCGAGCAGGACTTCCGCGGCCTCTGGGCCTCCCGTGAGCTCCGCGTCGATGCGCCCCGGTGCAGCTGCTCGCCCCTCACTGCCGCTGGCGGCGTCGTCCACTACGCCAGCGCCGGCGCGGCGGCTGTCGCCAGCGGAGCGTGCGCCTTCGTCCACGGCTACTCGGCCTACCTGGAGGAGCGCATGCAGTGGGTGATCAACCAGTCCGGCAACCTGGAGCCCGCGCGGAAGCCACCGCCACCTGACCACGACGCCGGCAAGCTCCCGCCCCcgccctcctcctcttcttcctcctccacctcctcccacGACGCCAGCGCCGAGACTCTCCTCTTCAAGCTCGCCATGTGCCAGAGGCTGCTCGACCTCGCCATCCAGCTGCTGCCGGACAACAACAcgagcgccagcgccgccgcgcggTCGGCCTTCGGCATTGTGCTCCGTGAGAGCTTCAAGGTCTATGACGCCTTCGCGGAAGGCGTCGACGTCATGCTGCTGCTGTCGAGGAGCCTCGCCGGGCTGAGCAAGCCATCGAGGGTCACCGCACACGAGATACTGAAGAAGGCGTGCGCCCAGACGCCGGAGCTCAAGGAGTTCTACCACAAGTGCAAGAGGAGCAACGCGAGCAGCAAGAGCCTCGAGTACCCTCTCGTCAGGGTCGTCACGCCAGCGCAGGCCTTTGCGATGGAGATGGAGCCGGTGACGATGACCCCGATCCCGGAAGAAGATGGCTGCCAGGAAGAGAAGGTCGAGGCCAGAGCTGGAGCAGAGGCGATCGACGGTGGTGGTTCGCCGTTTGCGCACAAGATGGAGACGACGATCAGCACGGTGTGGGTCGAGTTCGAGGATGAGGACCAGAGGCTGATCACTGCTCCTACTGATGATGACCACTCCTTGAAAGCCGTGCAGCGAAGCTAG